A genomic segment from Flavobacterium litorale encodes:
- a CDS encoding DUF4270 domain-containing protein has product MNNRLIYKSLIIVLGVVFFASCDTDYNNIGANIINDDIHHDMLKYEANVVATDVGTGVVQANNLPQNLLGVLESPVFGKTIAHFVTQIELENVNPTLNNPTIDSVYMYVPYYSTLESTNADTGLGEYSLDSIYGSITSRFKLSVYENNYFLRDTDPGSGDGSTQKYYSNDRNLIEANRGNVLLNDGISSENELFRYSAVPIQRLYGGGEVAETFAPGMFLYLNNDFFQTKILNAAASDNLVNNNVFREYFRGIYFQAEQIGNEAVMGVPRFDQGTITIKYTDDKLDLNGNPVVENGVVQRESKSMTINLTGNTVNFLDYTYPSEFTTAITTNDDATGDQRLYVKGGEGSLATINILSDQDIATLKEERILINDASLTFYIDQDVMENATEPLRVYLYDLNNKRPLLDYGIDNTSRASRPKFNKFVHGGIIQEDDNDKGLKYKIRITNHVSNIINNDSTNVKLGLVVTENINVITNAALKTPFTTDGLEVKTVPVSSVIHPFGTVLYGSNSTVPEDKRLKLEIFYTKPN; this is encoded by the coding sequence ATGAATAATCGCTTGATTTATAAAAGCCTTATTATCGTTTTAGGTGTCGTCTTTTTCGCTTCGTGTGACACCGATTACAACAACATTGGAGCAAACATTATTAATGATGATATTCATCATGATATGCTAAAGTACGAAGCAAACGTAGTAGCAACCGATGTTGGTACAGGTGTTGTACAAGCTAACAACTTACCCCAAAACTTACTTGGAGTACTGGAAAGTCCTGTTTTTGGAAAAACCATTGCACACTTTGTTACCCAAATAGAGTTGGAAAACGTAAACCCAACACTTAACAACCCTACTATCGACTCGGTATACATGTACGTACCTTATTATAGTACGTTAGAGAGTACCAATGCCGATACTGGATTGGGAGAATACTCTTTGGATTCGATTTATGGAAGCATTACCTCTCGATTTAAACTAAGTGTTTACGAAAATAATTACTTTTTAAGAGATACCGATCCTGGATCGGGAGATGGTAGTACACAAAAATATTACTCTAATGACAGAAACCTGATAGAAGCCAATAGAGGAAACGTATTGCTTAACGATGGAATTAGTAGCGAAAACGAATTATTTAGATATAGTGCAGTACCTATACAAAGGCTGTATGGAGGAGGCGAAGTTGCTGAGACCTTTGCACCAGGAATGTTCTTGTACCTAAACAACGATTTTTTCCAAACTAAAATACTTAATGCAGCTGCATCAGATAACTTGGTTAATAACAACGTATTTAGAGAATACTTTAGAGGAATTTATTTTCAGGCGGAACAAATAGGTAACGAAGCTGTAATGGGAGTACCTCGATTTGATCAAGGTACCATTACCATTAAATATACTGATGATAAACTGGATCTTAACGGTAACCCTGTAGTTGAAAATGGTGTAGTGCAGCGCGAAAGTAAATCGATGACGATTAACCTAACAGGTAACACAGTAAACTTTTTAGATTACACCTACCCTTCTGAATTTACTACAGCCATTACTACTAATGACGATGCTACAGGTGACCAAAGATTGTATGTTAAGGGTGGTGAAGGATCTTTAGCAACCATCAACATCCTTAGTGACCAAGATATTGCAACGTTAAAAGAAGAAAGAATACTTATAAACGATGCAAGCCTTACTTTTTATATAGACCAAGATGTAATGGAAAACGCAACAGAGCCATTGCGTGTATACCTGTACGACCTGAATAACAAACGCCCGTTACTGGACTACGGTATAGATAACACAAGTAGAGCATCACGACCAAAGTTTAATAAATTTGTACATGGCGGAATTATACAAGAGGATGATAACGACAAGGGGCTTAAATATAAAATTAGAATTACCAACCACGTTAGCAACATTATAAATAACGACTCTACAAATGTTAAGCTAGGGCTTGTGGTTACCGAAAATATTAACGTTATTACCAACGCTGCTTTAAAAACACCATTTACAACAGATGGTTTGGAGGTTAAAACCGTACCAGTATCATCTGTAATACACCCATTCGGAACAGTATTATACGGCAGCAACAGTACTGTACCCGAAGACAAACGTCTTAAACTTGAAATTTTTTATACTAAACCAAATTAA
- a CDS encoding glycogen/starch synthase, with product MEDKRILYVSSEVVPYLAENEVSLMSYEVPKMINDQGGQIRIFMPRYGNINERRHQLHEVIRLSGMNLVVNDMDMPLIIKVASIPKERIQVYFIDNDEYFKRKATFSDEDGVLYPDNDERAIFFAKGVVETVKKLNWVPDIIHVHGWMAALLPVYMKHYYKDEALFANTKIVTSVYNQSFEGELDNGMLKKVLFDEVPEDAVQGLATPNYENILKTSIAHSDAAIISSENLSPELTKFVEESGKPFLPYVSKDKFAEAYTNFYKNEVL from the coding sequence ATGGAGGATAAGAGGATATTATATGTATCATCTGAAGTAGTGCCATATTTGGCTGAAAACGAAGTTTCTTTAATGTCATACGAAGTACCTAAGATGATTAACGATCAGGGCGGACAGATAAGAATATTTATGCCACGCTATGGTAATATTAACGAGCGTAGACACCAGTTGCATGAAGTAATTCGTTTATCGGGAATGAACTTAGTAGTAAACGACATGGATATGCCGCTAATTATTAAAGTGGCATCGATACCAAAAGAGCGTATTCAGGTTTATTTTATTGATAACGATGAGTATTTTAAAAGAAAAGCTACGTTTAGTGATGAGGATGGTGTTTTATATCCTGATAACGATGAGCGTGCTATTTTCTTTGCCAAAGGTGTTGTAGAAACCGTTAAGAAACTTAATTGGGTACCCGATATTATACACGTACACGGTTGGATGGCAGCCCTACTACCCGTATACATGAAGCATTACTATAAAGATGAGGCATTATTTGCTAACACTAAAATTGTAACATCTGTTTACAACCAGTCGTTTGAGGGTGAGCTTGATAACGGTATGCTTAAAAAAGTGCTTTTTGATGAAGTGCCAGAAGATGCTGTACAAGGGCTTGCAACGCCAAATTACGAGAATATACTTAAAACATCCATAGCACACTCTGATGCTGCTATTATCTCTTCTGAGAACTTATCGCCAGAGTTAACTAAGTTTGTAGAAGAGTCAGGAAAACCATTCCTACCATATGTTTCTAAAGATAAATTTGCCGAAGCGTATACTAATTTCTATAAAAATGAGGTTTTATAG
- the panC gene encoding pantoate--beta-alanine ligase codes for MLIFNNKADLGSLLSRYISKGSSIGFVPTMGALHQGHLSLLEQSVQNNAVTVISIFVNPTQFNNTDDLQQYPRTVEADMEKIKTISDAIVVFVPSVTEMYEDKTESTHFDFDGIENQMEGSHRAGHFDGVGTIVKKFFEYVQPTNAYFGEKDFQQLQIVKKLVKKHNIPVNIVGCPITREANGLAMSSRNQRLTAAEREAASLLYKTLLAAKKQFATKSITEIKTHVATTFLAHPAFELEYFEIAAEDDLVPTTIKQDKKYRAFIAVMLSNVRLIDNMSLN; via the coding sequence ATGCTCATTTTCAATAATAAAGCCGATTTAGGGTCGCTTTTATCCCGCTATATCAGCAAAGGTTCTTCAATTGGTTTTGTACCTACAATGGGTGCATTGCACCAAGGGCACCTATCGTTACTAGAGCAATCGGTACAAAACAACGCCGTTACCGTAATTAGTATTTTTGTAAACCCTACACAGTTTAATAATACTGACGATTTACAGCAGTACCCCCGTACTGTAGAAGCTGATATGGAAAAAATAAAAACAATAAGTGATGCTATTGTTGTATTTGTTCCGTCGGTAACAGAGATGTATGAGGATAAAACAGAATCGACTCATTTTGATTTTGATGGTATTGAAAACCAAATGGAAGGCAGCCACCGTGCTGGGCATTTTGATGGTGTAGGTACTATTGTAAAGAAGTTTTTTGAATACGTGCAGCCAACCAATGCTTATTTTGGCGAAAAAGACTTCCAGCAGCTACAAATTGTAAAAAAACTGGTAAAAAAGCATAACATTCCTGTAAATATAGTGGGCTGCCCTATAACACGTGAGGCTAATGGTTTGGCAATGAGTTCGCGCAACCAACGTTTAACAGCAGCCGAGCGCGAAGCGGCATCGTTACTATACAAAACACTTTTAGCGGCTAAAAAACAATTTGCAACCAAGTCAATTACCGAGATTAAAACGCACGTTGCAACAACATTTTTAGCACACCCTGCGTTTGAGTTGGAGTATTTTGAAATAGCTGCCGAGGACGACTTGGTACCGACTACTATAAAACAAGATAAAAAATACAGAGCCTTTATTGCGGTTATGTTAAGCAACGTGAGGCTAATAGATAATATGTCATTAAATTAA
- the panD gene encoding aspartate 1-decarboxylase, protein MQIEVVKSKIHRVTVTGADLNYIGSITIDEVLMDAANLIEGEKVTIVNINNGERLETYVIKGNKGSGEITLNGPAARKVQKGDIVIIISYGLLEFEEAKTFKPAIVFPNEKDNSLT, encoded by the coding sequence ATGCAAATTGAAGTTGTAAAATCCAAGATTCACCGTGTTACGGTAACGGGAGCAGATTTAAATTACATAGGTAGTATTACGATTGACGAAGTCTTAATGGATGCCGCCAATCTTATTGAAGGAGAAAAGGTTACTATTGTTAATATTAACAATGGCGAACGTTTGGAAACATACGTTATAAAAGGGAACAAGGGTAGTGGCGAAATAACATTAAACGGTCCAGCGGCACGCAAAGTACAAAAGGGCGATATTGTTATTATAATATCATACGGTTTATTGGAGTTTGAAGAAGCTAAAACATTTAAACCAGCCATTGTTTTTCCTAACGAGAAGGATAACTCTTTAACATAA
- a CDS encoding lysylphosphatidylglycerol synthase transmembrane domain-containing protein: protein MGKKVKTILSITLPLLLGVFLIIYSYNQFTPEQRDEMFSHFANANYNYVAISLFFALTSYMSRAYRWRYTLSHLGYQSSFSTNFFAISIGYFLNLTIPRSGEVSRALVLKKYANVPFDKGFGTIISERVVDLILLVTCISTTLLLQFDVLKGYVAQKIPFERLLLYGIVAVTLLISTILFYKYSRLLWVTKLKVKIAGLIEGSLSVFKMPNKWPFILHSIYIWVAYVSMFYITIYALPETAHISFGAVATSFIMGSLAITFTNGGFGVYPVLIGAILHLYNVPLEAGTAFGWIVWTSQILFVIFFGGVSFLLLPLLHKKK from the coding sequence TTGGGCAAAAAAGTAAAAACAATATTAAGTATAACACTCCCGCTATTGCTGGGAGTGTTTTTAATTATATACAGCTACAACCAATTTACACCTGAGCAGCGTGATGAAATGTTTAGCCATTTTGCCAACGCCAATTATAATTATGTAGCCATTTCGTTATTTTTTGCACTTACCAGCTACATGTCGCGGGCGTACCGTTGGCGGTATACCCTTTCGCATTTGGGATATCAGTCCTCCTTTTCAACAAATTTTTTTGCCATAAGCATAGGTTATTTTCTTAATCTAACCATTCCGCGCTCTGGAGAAGTATCGCGCGCTTTGGTACTAAAAAAATATGCTAATGTTCCTTTTGATAAAGGTTTTGGTACCATAATATCCGAGCGCGTTGTCGATTTAATATTGCTCGTTACCTGTATATCAACTACATTACTATTACAGTTTGATGTACTTAAAGGTTACGTAGCACAAAAAATACCTTTTGAGCGGTTATTACTTTATGGTATTGTAGCAGTAACCTTGCTTATAAGTACCATACTGTTTTACAAATACTCTAGGCTACTATGGGTAACCAAATTAAAAGTAAAAATTGCAGGATTAATAGAGGGCTCGCTTAGTGTGTTTAAAATGCCAAATAAATGGCCCTTTATATTACACTCCATATACATTTGGGTAGCCTACGTATCCATGTTTTACATTACCATTTATGCCCTGCCCGAAACGGCACATATAAGCTTTGGAGCCGTTGCCACATCGTTTATAATGGGCAGCTTGGCAATTACATTTACCAATGGTGGTTTTGGCGTATACCCAGTATTAATAGGGGCTATCTTACATTTGTATAACGTGCCACTAGAGGCTGGAACGGCTTTTGGATGGATTGTATGGACTTCGCAAATACTATTTGTTATTTTTTTCGGAGGAGTCTCATTTTTATTACTCCCTTTACTCCATAAAAAAAAATAA
- a CDS encoding alpha/beta hydrolase, whose protein sequence is MKFKYLLLILLVSVALYSQKTLQDVPSRVFNDTQVVTIVTPPSYDKNEDKSYPLLVVLDGEYLVDPFEGILSYTSYWDDLPEVIIVGINHEGAENREYNTQTYKSTGLPEGQGDQFYRFISNELIAYMEKNYRVAPFRIVAGHNLTAGFLNFFLYRDKPVFNAYISYSPVLPLEMENRVATALQDVDKRTYYYLATASGDVKNIKKKIDTLNTNIHGIENPKLNYKFEEFEGASHYSLVALGIPNSLYFIFSEYQPISSKEYEEEILTLPSGYVAYLQKKYEVIRKELGIDIPVRLNDFKAIEAAIMKNAAYDELEDLADMARDDYPKMIIGEYYQGLHHEMKGETRKAIRAYLKGYNYDDIGDYTKDVIIEKAEILKNLVE, encoded by the coding sequence ATGAAATTCAAATACTTGCTATTAATATTGCTGGTGTCTGTTGCGTTGTACTCCCAAAAAACACTTCAAGACGTACCATCAAGAGTTTTTAACGACACACAAGTTGTAACAATAGTTACACCCCCTTCCTATGATAAAAACGAAGATAAATCATACCCGTTATTAGTAGTACTTGACGGAGAATATTTAGTAGACCCCTTTGAAGGAATACTCTCTTACACTTCATATTGGGACGATTTACCTGAGGTAATTATTGTTGGCATAAACCACGAAGGTGCAGAGAATAGAGAATACAATACACAAACCTATAAATCGACAGGATTACCAGAAGGACAGGGCGACCAGTTTTACCGATTCATTTCTAACGAACTTATAGCATACATGGAAAAAAACTACCGTGTTGCACCCTTTCGTATTGTGGCAGGGCATAACCTAACGGCAGGTTTCCTAAACTTCTTTTTGTACAGAGATAAACCTGTATTTAACGCCTATATTTCCTATAGCCCTGTTTTACCCTTAGAGATGGAAAACCGTGTAGCAACCGCATTACAGGACGTAGATAAAAGAACGTACTACTATTTGGCAACGGCTAGTGGCGATGTAAAAAACATAAAAAAGAAAATAGATACCCTTAATACCAATATACACGGTATAGAGAACCCTAAGCTAAACTATAAGTTTGAAGAGTTTGAAGGCGCATCGCACTACTCGTTAGTAGCATTGGGTATACCCAACTCACTATATTTTATATTTTCGGAATACCAACCCATATCATCAAAAGAGTACGAAGAGGAAATACTTACACTACCATCGGGTTATGTAGCGTACCTACAAAAGAAATACGAGGTTATAAGAAAAGAATTGGGTATTGACATCCCTGTAAGGTTAAACGATTTTAAGGCAATAGAGGCTGCTATTATGAAAAATGCTGCCTATGATGAGTTGGAAGACCTTGCCGATATGGCGCGGGATGATTACCCCAAAATGATAATTGGCGAATACTACCAAGGGTTACACCACGAAATGAAAGGCGAAACCCGAAAGGCAATTAGAGCCTACTTAAAAGGATATAATTACGATGATATTGGCGACTATACCAAGGACGTAATTATTGAAAAGGCAGAGATATTAAAGAATTTGGTTGAATAA
- the radA gene encoding DNA repair protein RadA yields MAKVKTAFFCQNCGTQYSKWQGQCNACKEWNTIVEEVLQKEEKPVWRATVPAESKRAARPLRIKEIDAANEQRLDTGDAELNRVLGGGIVPGSLTLLGGEPGIGKSTLLLQISLKLPYKTLYVSGEESQKQIKMRAERITPEADNCFILTETKTQNIFKQIATIEPEVLIIDSIQTLHSDYIEASAGSISQIRETTAELIKFAKESNVPVILIGHITKDGSIAGPKILEHMVDTVLQFEGDRNHVYRILRSLKNRFGSTAELGIYEMLGNGLREVTNPSEILLSHKEEELSGTAIATTMEGMRPLMIEIQALVSTAVYGTPQRSTTGYNAKRLNMVLAVLEKRAGFRLGAKDVFLNITGGINVDDPAIDLAVVAAILSSNEDIPVNKDYCFAGEIGLSGEVRPVNRVEQRILEAEKLGFSTIFVSKYNKISLKDTLIEIKLVAKIEDVAGHLFG; encoded by the coding sequence ATGGCTAAAGTAAAAACGGCTTTTTTTTGTCAGAACTGCGGTACACAATACTCCAAATGGCAAGGGCAATGCAATGCCTGTAAGGAGTGGAACACTATTGTTGAAGAGGTACTACAAAAAGAAGAAAAACCAGTATGGAGAGCAACCGTTCCTGCCGAAAGTAAAAGAGCAGCACGCCCATTACGTATTAAAGAAATTGATGCAGCCAACGAGCAACGACTCGATACAGGCGATGCCGAGCTCAACCGTGTATTGGGTGGTGGCATTGTGCCAGGATCGTTAACCTTGTTAGGGGGTGAGCCAGGTATTGGTAAAAGTACCTTACTCCTACAAATATCGTTAAAGTTACCGTACAAAACCTTGTACGTATCGGGCGAGGAAAGCCAAAAGCAAATAAAAATGCGTGCCGAAAGGATAACCCCCGAAGCGGATAATTGCTTTATACTTACCGAAACCAAAACCCAAAATATATTTAAGCAAATAGCTACGATTGAACCCGAAGTACTTATTATCGATTCGATACAAACATTACACTCCGATTATATCGAGGCATCGGCAGGGAGCATATCGCAAATACGCGAAACTACTGCCGAGTTAATAAAGTTTGCTAAAGAGAGTAATGTACCCGTAATCCTAATCGGGCATATTACTAAAGATGGTAGCATAGCAGGACCCAAAATATTGGAGCACATGGTAGATACCGTGTTGCAGTTTGAGGGCGACCGCAACCATGTATACCGCATATTACGCTCGTTAAAAAACCGTTTCGGCTCTACTGCCGAATTGGGGATTTACGAAATGCTGGGTAACGGATTGCGCGAAGTAACCAACCCGTCCGAAATTTTACTATCGCATAAAGAAGAAGAATTAAGTGGTACTGCCATTGCCACCACTATGGAGGGTATGCGCCCGTTAATGATAGAGATACAAGCTTTAGTAAGCACTGCCGTATACGGCACACCACAACGCAGCACCACAGGGTACAATGCCAAACGCCTTAATATGGTACTTGCGGTATTGGAAAAACGGGCGGGCTTCCGTTTGGGAGCAAAAGATGTTTTCCTGAATATTACAGGCGGTATAAATGTAGACGACCCTGCTATAGACCTTGCTGTGGTAGCTGCCATACTATCCTCTAACGAAGATATACCTGTGAATAAAGACTATTGTTTTGCAGGCGAAATAGGCTTATCGGGCGAAGTACGCCCTGTTAATCGTGTAGAGCAACGCATACTGGAAGCCGAAAAATTAGGTTTCTCCACCATATTTGTTTCCAAGTACAATAAAATATCATTAAAAGATACGCTTATCGAAATCAAGCTCGTTGCCAAGATAGAGGACGTTGCAGGGCATTTATTTGGTTAA
- a CDS encoding DUF4139 domain-containing protein: protein MKKIFFVCLLFSSIIYAQKPVFTLAKVEAATVYFNAAEITQSATAKIPKGTSEIVIKNVADYVNESTVRIGAPKSLTVLSVQFTRDYISEYEPDDSSPALKRVRDSIKIIEKEIQQSNIAKYAEQKTLEMLDKNQQVAGQQSGLNVGELTKMVDYYRKKRKEIALAENALAVKIQELNQKLTNLKSRLQVNVNKEEKTSRGKLVLQVMSDVAGNVPLDINYLTTGASWAPFYDLRADDISKPIDMLYKAQVVQQTGIDWKKVKLTLSSGMPNQNNQVPLLQAWFLRFGVMQLYNNSNVVMNTLNVRIEEEAETVSADRAKLSSVSNYTTINENQLNVSFDIDVPYDILSNGKKHSVTLKEIKLPATYKHYAVPKLDKEAFLLAEFNDYSQYNLLRGEANIIFEGMYIGKTVIDPNQTSDTLRLSMGRDRKISIKREKVTDKSGSRFLSSYKEQTFTYDITVRNNKKETVKLMLKDQYPISTDKEIEIELLKDDGATVNTETGVLTWEFKLKPGTTKKVRISYKVRSPKDKAIQNL from the coding sequence ATGAAGAAGATATTTTTTGTATGCCTACTCTTCAGTAGCATCATCTATGCACAAAAGCCCGTATTTACATTGGCAAAGGTAGAGGCAGCTACCGTATATTTTAATGCTGCCGAAATTACACAATCGGCAACAGCCAAAATCCCGAAAGGAACATCAGAGATAGTCATTAAAAACGTAGCCGATTACGTTAACGAGAGTACGGTGCGTATTGGTGCGCCCAAAAGCCTCACTGTACTATCGGTACAATTTACCCGCGATTATATTTCGGAGTACGAGCCTGATGATAGCTCGCCAGCATTAAAGCGGGTGCGCGATAGTATTAAGATTATCGAAAAAGAAATTCAGCAAAGCAATATTGCTAAATATGCTGAGCAAAAAACGCTGGAAATGCTCGATAAAAACCAACAAGTGGCAGGGCAACAAAGCGGTTTAAATGTTGGTGAGTTAACCAAAATGGTAGATTATTACAGAAAAAAGCGTAAGGAAATTGCACTAGCCGAAAACGCATTGGCTGTAAAAATACAAGAGCTAAACCAAAAGCTAACCAATTTAAAGAGTAGGCTACAGGTTAATGTTAATAAAGAAGAAAAAACATCCAGAGGAAAATTGGTGTTACAGGTAATGAGCGACGTAGCAGGTAACGTACCGTTGGATATTAATTACCTTACTACAGGAGCATCGTGGGCACCGTTTTACGATTTGCGTGCCGATGATATTAGCAAACCTATAGATATGTTGTATAAAGCACAAGTGGTACAGCAAACAGGTATCGATTGGAAAAAAGTAAAACTAACACTATCCAGCGGTATGCCCAACCAAAACAACCAAGTGCCGTTGTTACAAGCATGGTTTTTACGCTTTGGCGTAATGCAGCTTTACAATAACAGTAACGTGGTTATGAATACCCTTAACGTGCGTATAGAAGAAGAAGCTGAAACAGTTAGTGCCGACAGAGCCAAGTTATCTTCGGTATCCAATTACACAACCATTAACGAGAACCAACTTAATGTCTCGTTTGATATTGATGTACCGTATGATATCCTCTCTAATGGTAAAAAACATAGCGTAACACTCAAAGAAATTAAGTTGCCTGCTACATACAAGCACTATGCAGTACCAAAATTAGATAAGGAAGCCTTTTTATTGGCAGAGTTTAACGATTACTCGCAGTATAACCTGCTAAGAGGAGAAGCCAACATTATTTTTGAAGGGATGTACATTGGTAAAACGGTTATTGACCCGAACCAAACCAGCGATACCTTACGTTTAAGTATGGGGCGCGATAGGAAGATATCCATCAAGAGGGAGAAGGTAACCGATAAATCGGGAAGTAGATTTTTATCATCGTATAAAGAGCAAACCTTTACGTATGACATTACGGTGCGCAACAATAAAAAAGAAACGGTTAAGCTCATGCTAAAAGACCAATACCCGATAAGCACCGACAAAGAAATTGAAATAGAACTGTTGAAAGACGACGGTGCTACGGTAAATACCGAAACGGGTGTACTTACTTGGGAGTTTAAATTAAAACCAGGTACAACCAAAAAAGTACGCATTAGCTACAAAGTACGCTCCCCTAAGGATAAAGCAATACAAAATTTATAA
- a CDS encoding PQQ-dependent sugar dehydrogenase has product MKLKLLFLFALFSAFSFAQTIDLTLFASGFTDPTEIVHAGDERLFVVEQGGLIKVLNSDGSVNATPYLNVSTILSEGGERGLLGLAFHPNYATNGYFYINYTNTSGDTVIARYEVSDADANIANPDSGTILLTIDQPYSNHNGGCIRFGPDGYLYISMGDGGSGGDPDGNGQDINTLLGAMLRIDVDDDSTAPYAIPANNPFVGTDGADEIWAYGLRNAWKFSFDKDNNDLWIADVGQNAIEEINKAEPTEAGINYGWRCYEGTAEYDTTGCPEATDYRAPFAEYTHNATGGCSVTGGYVYRGATYPGLQGLYLFADYCNNQIGMVNSNAEITYTQPFNGQFFTTFGEDVNGELYIAGGISGNLYKIVDTQLSSTTFNSNAFSVYPNPATNAVTIKTSGATTVAQATIYDVSGKQLLSYSFTNNAAQNTFSVSTLPTGLYILNVTGTNGLHYNYKLAVN; this is encoded by the coding sequence ATGAAATTAAAATTACTATTCCTTTTTGCCCTATTTTCCGCTTTTTCGTTTGCACAAACGATAGACTTAACGCTTTTTGCTTCGGGTTTTACCGACCCTACAGAGATTGTTCATGCAGGCGACGAACGATTGTTTGTAGTAGAGCAAGGCGGATTAATTAAAGTACTAAACTCCGATGGTAGTGTTAATGCCACTCCCTATCTTAATGTAAGTACTATACTATCTGAGGGAGGCGAAAGAGGATTGTTAGGTTTGGCATTTCATCCCAATTATGCTACCAACGGTTATTTCTATATCAATTACACCAATACATCGGGCGATACCGTTATAGCACGTTACGAAGTAAGTGACGCCGATGCCAATATTGCCAACCCCGATAGTGGCACCATACTATTAACCATAGACCAGCCCTATTCCAACCATAACGGAGGGTGTATTCGTTTTGGTCCTGATGGTTACCTGTACATTTCTATGGGCGATGGCGGTAGCGGTGGCGACCCTGATGGTAATGGGCAAGATATTAATACTTTATTAGGTGCAATGCTCCGTATTGATGTGGACGACGACTCTACAGCACCTTATGCTATACCAGCCAATAACCCATTTGTAGGAACTGATGGTGCAGATGAGATATGGGCGTATGGTTTGCGTAACGCTTGGAAATTCTCGTTTGATAAGGACAATAATGATTTGTGGATTGCAGATGTAGGGCAAAATGCCATAGAGGAAATTAATAAAGCAGAACCTACCGAAGCAGGGATTAACTATGGTTGGCGATGCTACGAGGGTACAGCAGAATATGATACTACGGGTTGCCCCGAAGCTACCGATTATCGGGCTCCTTTTGCCGAATATACGCACAATGCTACAGGCGGATGCTCCGTAACAGGCGGATATGTGTACCGCGGTGCCACATACCCTGGTTTGCAAGGTCTTTATTTATTTGCAGATTATTGCAATAACCAAATAGGTATGGTTAATAGTAATGCAGAGATAACGTATACCCAACCATTTAACGGACAGTTTTTTACCACATTTGGCGAGGATGTTAATGGCGAATTATACATTGCAGGTGGTATTAGTGGTAACCTGTATAAAATTGTAGACACTCAGTTGAGTAGTACAACGTTTAACAGCAATGCTTTCTCCGTATATCCTAACCCAGCTACTAACGCAGTAACTATAAAAACAAGTGGTGCTACAACAGTTGCACAAGCTACTATTTATGATGTTAGTGGTAAGCAGTTACTTAGCTACTCGTTTACAAACAACGCTGCCCAAAACACATTTAGTGTAAGTACGTTGCCAACAGGACTTTATATATTAAATGTTACAGGTACTAACGGATTGCATTATAATTACAAACTTGCTGTAAACTAG